The region CGCCAAGAACTGCCTGCTCGCGCCTCACGCCGGCGCCTGgcgcctgctgctgctgcccaggTCCTACAAAGCcaaggcggcggcggcggcggcagcagcggcggcggcggcggcggcggccgccgGAGCCACTTGCTTGGAGAGGTTTCATCTGGTCAACAGCTTCTGCCCgcctcctcaccaccaccatcaccatcaccaccatcaccaccaccaccaccaccgggcCCAGCAGCCAACGCCGAGTCACCACCCCCCTCACCACCACCGGCCGCAGCCCCATCTAGGAAGCTTTCCCGAGAGTTGTAGCAGCGACTCCGAGTCCAGCTCCTACTCGGACCATGCAGCCAATGACTCGGATTTTGGCTCCAGTTTGTCCAGCTCCAGCAACTCCGTGtcctcagaggaagaggaggaggaaggagaggaggaggaggaagaggaggaggaagaggggggcagCGGGGCCTCTGATTCCAGTGAAATCAGCTCGGAGGAGGAGGACTCATCCACCGAGTCAGACTCCAGCTCCGGGTCCAGCCAAGTGTCAGTGCAGAGCATCCGTTTCAGGCGCACCAGCTTCTGCAAGCCTCCCAGCGTGCAGGCGCAGGCCAACTTCTTGTACCATCTGGCCTCCGCCGCCGCTGCAGCCAAACCCGCTGCTTTCGAGGATGCCGGCCGACTTCCCGACCTCAAGAGTAGTGTCAAAGCCGAGTCGCCAGAGGAGTGGAATCTGCAGAGCTGGGCTCCCAAAGGGGCTCCGGTGTACTGCCCGGCCAGCATGGGGAGTTGTTTCCCAGAGATAAGAAACGATAGGGTATCTGAGATTACATTCCCACACTCTGAAATTTCCAGTACTGTAAAGAGAACTGACCTGACAATTAACTGCCAGGCAGAGGGGGCCTCTTCACCTAGCCCAAAGACAAACAATGTATTTCCACAACAAAGAATACTCCGAGAGGCTAGGAAATGCCTACAAGCAACTCCTACTACACACTGTGCAGAAAACAGCACAATGGCTGCTAGGTTCTTAAATAACGATCCTTGTGGAACAGCAGCAAATTCAGGAAAAGATTCCAAAATCCCTCATTGTCCTGAATTTGCCACGGATTTGCCCTCTCCTCAGACTGATCCCGGAGtggatgcagcagcagcagcagcagcaacagcagcagcagcagcagcagcagcaacagcaactaAAGCTGAGAGTCTCTGCACTGACACAGGCGACAAGACATTGCCATTTCTGCACAATATTAAAATCAAAGTAGAAGACAGTAGTGCTAATGAAGACTATGAACCCGATCTTATAACAAGTGAGCTAAAGTGGGAGTGCAATGATACAGAGGGTGAGTTTTACAGTGTgactgagaagaaagaggaggacgCCTTGGTACCCACAGCCAAGGAAGGCTTTGCATGCCCTGAGAAAGAAACTCCTTCCTTAAATCCCCTGGCTCAGAGTCAGGGCCTTTCATGCACTTTAGGATCTCCAAAACCTGAGGATGGGGAATATAAATTTGGTGCCAGGGTGAGGAAAAATTACCGGACACTAGTACTGGGCAAACGACCAGTCCTTCAGACACCTCCAGTCAAACCAAATTTGAAATCAGCTAGAAGCCCTCGTCCTACAGGTAAAACTGAGACACATGAAGGAACACTGGATGACTTTACAGTTTTAAACAGACGCAAAAAGGTAGCCAGCAATGTAGCATCAGCAGTGAAAAGGCCGTTTAATTTCATGGCAAATTTTCCTTGTCCACCATCACTCATTATTGGGAAGGATGGGGATTTGTGGCCAGCGTATTCCTTAAACACCACTAAGGATTCCCAACCTCCTCACAAGGCCCATCCTATATGGAAATGGCAGCTGGGCGGTTCTGCAATACCTCTTCCACCTAGTCACAAATTCAGGAAAtttaattcataaaaaaaaatgttttggaagATATTTTCTCGAACCATATTACCTTCCTTTTGTTGTAAGCTGCACAGGATGGCTTGTACCAAGTCCATTAATGGTGTTACACCCCTTTTGGAGTCCTGGTTTATCGCATTTTGAAGACAGAAATcggattacttttttttttttttttccccattgcgggtttttgtttttttttaagggtgggggcggggtgggagaaGGGTTGGTTTACACACCACAGACTACTTCAGGCTAAAGACTCAAGTAAAACTCAGTTATTATGGTTAGAGCTGGAACACTTTACTGTTTCAATGCTAATAATGCACCGGTACCTCAATTCAACTGCTACAAATAAATGTCAAAAGGTTGAATAATAAATGTTACAATGAGCCATTAAGTTTATGCACTAGATTTCAGACCTGAAAGTGTAACTGGTATTCAGTGAAAGTTTGTTAGGTTACAATGCTTACACGGTGAGGTAGCAAGAAGTTTCTGTGAGCCCAAATGTAATTTTTTCTGGAGCTCTTCTTTGTGGGGTGTCTTTAAAGAGCAAACCCTCATTCCCTTTCCAAGAGTACTTGCActtaaatgtttgattttttttttttttaatggaaagattGGGGCATGAGTCCTGACTGGATGCTGATTTAAAAGCTGCCTCTTGTGtgagaagtaaaagaaatatttttttttaaggatgtgcttttttttttttctaaaccttTACAGTCACTTCTTGCGATTGGAAAAGTCCCTTCTGTGCTCTCacccaaacatttaaaataggatGACTCTTACTGTGTTCCTGCTTATCTTCTGATCTGAAGATAACTCTTCAAGCtttcaaaacaattaaaacatttctctGAATAGCAGGATGTTGAGTGGTCTAACTCATCACAGTGACCAAGCAGTTAATATaaccgagaaaaagaaaaaaagagtcgTAACACcccaagtgaaaaaaaaaactgatttcaGGGCTTTTTGGTATCAGAACTCAGGCACTTGGATTTTCTTACctatgctttttctgcatctctcTAAACTTCTGTTTCAGGCCATCCTATGTATAGAACAGGAGAGTTTCTACTGCAAGTGACAATCAGAGGTGACTCTATATTTGCACTTAAAATCAAAGTAGTCCCACATGCAAATGGTCCACCCCTTGGTAAGGCCATGCTGGTCCGCCCCTTGGTAAAGCCATGCTGGTCCGCCCCTTGGTAAGGCCATGCTGGTGTACTGTGTTGTAAAGACGAGAGCAGTAAATCAAAACTATGGAAATTTGCACTGTCGAAAAGCTTGCTTCAgctttattttccattaaaaacacTGTTTAAAATTCCTGCTTCCATACATTTCTACTTATTCCAGATTGGAGAAGGGTTAACAAGAATGAATGGCTTTGTTGACATTTTCACTTGTAATGTTTTTGCCTGAAAGAAATGCATTTATCGGGTGCAGTGTTTTGTGGTAACACTTTGTGATGAGACCAATCAGGTTTTGGGGCATAACACTGGCAGATTTCCTCTCAAATAACAGAGAAACTTTTCAAACTTGTTACAGACCAACTACTAAAAGTCTCATATTTAAGAGAGTAAAGAAAGATCGGTTGTGATTTTAATGAAAGTCGAATCTAGTAATTCTTGGGTCACCAAATCATGTGTCTTAGACCCTTGCTGTCTTTACTCTTAAGGGGTTGCGTCTATAGACCATaaatcacaaagcaaaacaaaacaccaatgaaatgTTTACTGTGTGAATTTAAATCATTATTTCTCATGGAAATTCAGCTATTTATTTTCCTTAACCTTTTAATTCCTGCCCCTTTGAAATTTTCCTTTTGTCTATAAATGTTTCAGATAGTTCTGGATGGTCTCAGACCTAATTGCTGTGTATGATCTGTGGTTTTCCTCCTGTTGTAGAGGACAGAGGCTGAGAATACCTGCATCCAAATACATTTGGGTGGGGTGAGCGGATGCTTTGAActacttcccttcctcccctgcttGAATGTTGCCAGATGTAGGctcactggatttttttttattattattattattggaatcATAGATATGGTCAAAGCAAAAACTGGGGGGATATTATTCTTGAAttcatgtttgtatatatttccAAAGACTAGTCCATATTCTCAGTTAAAAGTCCCAGAAATCTGAACAACTGGCTTCTGAGCCTGAGTTCTTTCCTCTTTGGAAGGTGATGCAGAATTTAGGGACAGTGAGttgtctttataaagaaaaaaacaaaagagtctGTAAAAGGTAGGGCACTTCCCTCACAGGGGAAGTCTGTAATTCCCACTCTTTAATTAGTGAAAGTTCAAGTCCAGAGACCACTGCATTTAGACTAGGACTTTCCATGTTGGCTACAGATTGTCACCAAATTATAAACTGAGAATCTATGGGAgacctgtaagatgaaataaacacaaattaaGACAAATATCCCATAGAATTTTGGACAAAATATGAGGCTCCAGCTTGGACACTTGGTCTCCAGTCCTCAGAGTAGCAATAGGTCCAGCTTCCAGGGGCTGCTGCTGAGCAGGATGGGAGCCGAGGCGAGCCTGAGTGATGCCATCAAGAGGAGAGATGTTGAGCAGTCAACATAAATTCTATCCCACGGTGCTCCTGTGAGACATCAGCCACAGCAAACCTTGAGTTGGGGGTTTCTGTCAGTAAAGAGTACCACATAGCAAGTCTTAGTGTGCAAATATAAGGTACTCTTTCAATTCCTAGTAGCCCTCAGCTGGTTTCCCATCCTGCTGTGGGAATTAGTCCCagaacagtttattttatttgggttGTTTTATGATTAAAGACAATTTCTAGGTCTTTCTCAGCTGCTATAAATGTCACATTTGCTCAAAAGTTAAGCCTtactgagagaaaaacaaaagttacCTCCATTGACAGGTTGAATTTttgcatttaaatgttttcagGGAATAGGTTTTGTTCCTTTAAATCCTACAGGGCTCTAGGGCCACTGATTCTTGTGTCTAAATTAGCTCAACAGACACGGGGAAAGTGTAAGAAATCCCTTTCCCTGACTTTTTGGTGAAGCAAACTTATTCCTGGTAATTTCCTGATAAGCCTGTGAAgtgaagatttaattattttttaaagagatgtgTGTACTTTCTTCCCCAGTCAGGTTATCTGCCTTTATAGAAAATACAGCTTTCCCCCTACCCCTTAACTATTTACTTTTtagaatgggtgttcctttttctAATGCCTTACTTGATTACAGTGGAGTAATCTCAATTAATAGTTGTTTATTTGAAAACCAACAACAAGGAGCCCCCACTAAACAGTACTAAACAGTAATAGCACAAACTGGAtgggctggtttttttttttttttttttttcatcttatttgTGTCTGGGTGACTTTCAGTGGTCTAGAAATTCCTCAAAGTTCTTAGCTAACAAGAATTAGGCAGGAGATTTCTACTGATATGAGAATGGGAGTTTTGTTTACACACAGGAAAGATGTAGGTGAAAGTAATTAATTCTTGAAAgcgttgtttttctttcaaagaaaacaaaaatactccaCGGtgaaatttttctaaaaaaaaaaaaaaaaaaaaaaaaaaacaataaaaaatcagcacctataaaagaaaagaaatgtgactTTTGCTTCACCTTGAAAACATCGTCCTGCTGAAAAGATATGTGGAGGGAGGGATTTCCCAGGgtcaaaatagaaaggaaaaagagaggaaaaaaaaaaaaaaaaatcaaggctgCCTATCAGCTAAACTCAGTAAATTGGCAAGGAAAAAACAGGGCATCCACTTCCAGGATTCCTCCCTGTCACCCAGTTATGTATCCCCAGGATTCTCCTTTTCCCTGTGAGGGACGACTACCTTCCCTCTGGCTTGGGTTATGCTTTGCTCCCTGGGCCAAAGGGCATTCTGCAAACTAGCCTGGGGGTTGGGTACGTAAGGCATAtccaggaggtgggggagggccgCATTTTACCTGTTTGGCAGGCcctcttttgctttaaaaaacggaggagaggagggggtggggggaaggcagCTATCAGTCTTTGCCCATGCCCTAGGCCCCTGCTACTCTAGCTCCTTTTCAAACTGTGGAGGCCTCACAAGCTCCTACTTTAAAAGGCCTGAGATGTTTTGCATGAAGCCCTCACAATAGGGGTTGAGGGAATTGACAGTTTCAAAAACAAGGCCTTCAGTCCTTTCCAGCTGCCGGGCCCACTCTCCCGCACCA is a window of Rattus rattus isolate New Zealand chromosome 14, Rrattus_CSIRO_v1, whole genome shotgun sequence DNA encoding:
- the Skida1 gene encoding SKI/DACH domain-containing protein 1, which produces MGDLKSGFEEVDGVRLGYLIIKGKQMFALSQVFTDLLKNIPRTTVHKRMDHLKVKKHHCDLEELRKLKAINSIAFHAAKCTLISREDVEALYTSCKTERVLKTKRRRVGRALATKAPPPERAAAASPRPAFWKDKHQLWRGLSGAARPLPISAQSQRPGAAAARPAAHLPQIFSKYPGSHYPEIVRSPCKPSLNYETAPLQGNYVAFHSDPAYFRSLLCSKHPAAAAAAAAAAAAAAAAAAYYQAAGPSPKAATGAGGPVSLTYRCKRKRGGAKNCLLAPHAGAWRLLLLPRSYKAKAAAAAAAAAAAAAAAAGATCLERFHLVNSFCPPPHHHHHHHHHHHHHHHRAQQPTPSHHPPHHHRPQPHLGSFPESCSSDSESSSYSDHAANDSDFGSSLSSSSNSVSSEEEEEEGEEEEEEEEEEGGSGASDSSEISSEEEDSSTESDSSSGSSQVSVQSIRFRRTSFCKPPSVQAQANFLYHLASAAAAAKPAAFEDAGRLPDLKSSVKAESPEEWNLQSWAPKGAPVYCPASMGSCFPEIRNDRVSEITFPHSEISSTVKRTDLTINCQAEGASSPSPKTNNVFPQQRILREARKCLQATPTTHCAENSTMAARFLNNDPCGTAANSGKDSKIPHCPEFATDLPSPQTDPGVDAAAAAAATAAAAAAAATATKAESLCTDTGDKTLPFLHNIKIKVEDSSANEDYEPDLITSELKWECNDTEGEFYSVTEKKEEDALVPTAKEGFACPEKETPSLNPLAQSQGLSCTLGSPKPEDGEYKFGARVRKNYRTLVLGKRPVLQTPPVKPNLKSARSPRPTGKTETHEGTLDDFTVLNRRKKVASNVASAVKRPFNFMANFPCPPSLIIGKDGDLWPAYSLNTTKDSQPPHKAHPIWKWQLGGSAIPLPPSHKFRKFNS